The genomic region tctctacgacttacggttcgGTCTGCACCATCAGTATTACGCAGAGAACGCTGATCCATGCCCATTCTAACAATTGCAATAGGGTAACcctaaatgtaataaaaaacattaacaaaattactaaaattaaactaaaagtaaaactgaaaatattaaaatttgagtagtatataaataatactaaaaatagtaCTGCACATCacattatgatatttttgatcaTGTTTTGTTGATCTTAGTGAAGTGATTTAGTGTCATTTGATCAAACCGCATCAGTGTTTTAGAGAGACACAAACCACAAAATCTCCCTAATCCATCATTGATAACACTCACATGTCACTTCCTGAGGTCAGTGTTAGTGAGGTCCGCTGTGTTTGTGTTCAGGTGTGCTGGTGGGGAATAAGTGTGATCTGTCGTCCAGGAGGGAGGTGGACGCCGCCGCTGCTCAGTCGTGGGCTCAGAGTCATGGGCTGGAGTATCATGAGACATCTGCTGTGAGCCAAACCACCCGCAtcttcatcaccatcatcatcatcactatCTCTCACTGTCTGCACAGCTGCACATGTGAACtgaagctctctctctctctctctctttctctctgtgtgtgtatTGCAGAAGGAGATCGGACAGTATGAAGCTCCGTTCCTGAGTCTGGCTCATGTGTTTCACTCACTCTATCAGGATCAGATTCTGAACATCCAGAGCCTCGTTTAGCCTCGTCAGCGCTCGTCTGGACAATCAgtcatgtgtgtgtttgttttctgTTGACCTGAACTCAATGAAATAAAACTTGTTTCTTTCTCTAAACTGTGATGAACATCCTCAAATCTGTGTGTTTGTTACAGTTAAACATGTTATACATTCATTCTatgtcattttagttttaaaggattactccactttcagaataaaaatttcctgacaatttactcacctccatgtcatccaacagtcgaaaagaaattcagttttttgaggaaaacattccaggattttggacttctatggtgctcaatggattaaaggttaaaaatggagtttcagtgcagcttcaaagggctctaaatgatccagcCAGGAATAACTGTCTTATCTAGTGAGACGACTGGTCaatttcttaaagaaaaaaatcatatttatatactttttaaccacaaatgcttgtcttgtctagctctgtgatgctcatgcgtactctgtgtactccagttcaagacagttagggtatgtcggaaaactcccatcttattttctccaccaacttcaaaatcctacatcactgttttacctttttttgtaaagtgtgttttatcttctttgcacgttcactttgtaaactctgggtcggtacttctgcagcgatgtaggatgatttttcagtttgaggagaaaatgagatgacactgttttgacataccctaactgtcttgaactgaaatacacagagtatgtatgtgcattgcagagccagacaagatgagcatttcagTTTAAAAAGTGGATAAACTGTGTTgtgttttagaaaatgactgattgtttcattagaaaagactttttttcctcggctgggatcgtgttgagccctttgaagctgcattttcaacctttaatctgttgagcaccattgaggtccactatatggagaaaaatcctggaatgtttttctcaaaaaactgaatttctttgtgacttaagaaagaaagatgaacatcttggatgacaagggggtgattaaatgatcagaaaatgtttattttggaagtAAAGTAATCCTTTAAGTTAGTAATGTCACGATACAGTGTCGCATAATTACATTCTGAATTAATACAtaataaagatgttatttttgttCTTCATTAGGTCACTTGTGGACAGACTGTCTCTCCCTGAGTGGAGTAAAAGACAAATGTCAGCAATAAAACCAAAAAACTGATTTGTTTTGAgagaaataaaacaataaatcacACATActcatgcacaaacacacacacacacacacacacacacacacacacacacacacacacacacacacacacacacacacacacacacaactctgtATAGCTATGTTTATGAGGACACACACTGACACAATGTAATCTCTAGCTCCTTACCTTAAACCTATTCATCAGAACTTAAGTGCCTCACCCAAACCCTTACCCTaaacctgttcctggagatctacaatcctgcagagtttagttccaaccctgatcaaacacacctgtctggaaTTAACAAGTGCTCCTTCAGACCCTAGTTaattggttcaggtgtgtttgatcagggttggagctgaactctgcaggaaggtggatctccaggaacagggtttaGCACACCTGCCCCAAACCTAACCTTTATCCAATTATAACCTGATCCATAAAACCAAGTCTTGACCCTCAAACAGGCCTCAGAATGTGAGGACTGGCCAAAATGTCCTCACTTTAAAAAACTGCCCTCACTCCAATCTAAAACTGGCCCTCACAAAGATagcgcactctctctctctctctctcacacacacacacacacacacacacacacacatgttgggtttacatgttttatggggacattccataggcgtaatggtttttatactgtacaaaccgtactttctatggccctacacctaccctacacctaaacctagccctcacaggagattgtgcacacttttacttcctcaaaaaaactcattgtgcatgatttataagcctgtttcctcatgaggacctgagaaatgtccccacaaggtcaaaatctactggtattcctatccttgtggggacatttggtccccacaacgtgatgaataccaggtgcacacacacacacacacacacacacacacacacacacacacacacacacacacacacacacacacacacacacacacacacagtcctgTGTGTTCGTGTGATGGCCAGCAGAGGGAGTGAGAGTTTGATATTCATGCTAAAGTCTATGATGCTGCTGAAAACCAGCCTGAGTGGGTTTGTTGGTCTTACTTGGTCTAGTCTGACGACTTGAGAGGTTTTTAGGATAGTTTGAACAAACACAAGCAAATGAGTCAACATGAATCCAGCTCTTATTACCCATGATGATTTTATTGACTTCTGATTTgctcttttttttgtgtgtgtcttcTTGAATCAAGAAGTCTATGTGTGGTTTATTAACAGATGTTCATATATCCATGTATGTATcttttcttatatttatatatagagaGTCATGTATCATTAATACATTAATACGGCCGGTTTGTGGGATCGTTTTCTTTTCCCTGGGTTCACGGCGGCCACAAAGGTTCACAGTATTTATGTGCGACAAAATGAAATGATCATGAAGAAAAGAGATCTGAAGAGCTCTCAGTCTGAAGTCTCTGATTCATCACGTGGTTGAAAACTTGTTAGTTTATGGAAGATAAGAAAATCATGCatttcacttttctttttttggacTTCAACATGTAAACTCGTCATCATTAGTGTTAGAAATGAGTCCGTCTGCTCCTCGTCGGCCGTAGGGGTCGGCGTCTCTCATACGGGTGTGGTGCGGCGGTTGGCGTCCTTCGAGTCTTTCTGGATGCAGTTGTGCACCTGTAGGAAGTCCGGCTCTCTCTCGGAGTTGTACATCGGTGGCGTCCCGTGCGGAGTCTTCAGCGTGTCTCCGCCGCCGCGTCCGAGGGTGTACATGGAGATATCGGTGGACGGCAGCGCTGCGAACGCCTTCAGTCCCACGGGCGAGGCGTCTCGGGAGTGCGAGGGGTCGGTGGAGCGGCTGGAGGAGCGCGAGCGGCGGCGGTAACGGTAGCGGTAGCTGGGGATTCTGGTGATGGCGGATCCCTGCAGATAGTCTCCGCCGCCAGCGCCTCCTCCGGTCCGCGCTCGAGCCACGCGTAACTCCCGATGGCGGTCGATGAACATGTGAACGGCCAGAACGCCCACCATCTCCGCCATGATGAAGGACAGCGCGCCGAAATAAAAGCTCCAGCCGTACGAGTAGCTGTTCTTCTTCGAGTCGCTCTTGGACGGGTCGCCCGCGTTGGCTGATATGTACACGATTATCCCGATGATGTTACTCAGACCTGAGGATCCACACACAGAACGTCAGTCACAACCGACACCACTGGATCACAACAACTAACGTTTTCCAct from Garra rufa chromosome 12, GarRuf1.0, whole genome shotgun sequence harbors:
- the cacng2b gene encoding calcium channel, voltage-dependent, gamma subunit 2b translates to MGVFERGVQMLLTTVGAFAAFSLMTIAVGTDYWLYSRGVCKIKTSNENETSKKNEEVMTHSGLWRTCCLEGNFKGMCKHIDHFPEDADYEADASEYFLRAVRASSIFPILSVILLFMGGLCVAASEFYKTRHNIILSAGIFFVSAGLSNIIGIIVYISANAGDPSKSDSKKNSYSYGWSFYFGALSFIMAEMVGVLAVHMFIDRHRELRVARARTGGGAGGGDYLQGSAITRIPSYRYRYRRRSRSSSRSTDPSHSRDASPVGLKAFAALPSTDISMYTLGRGGGDTLKTPHGTPPMYNSEREPDFLQVHNCIQKDSKDANRRTTPV